Proteins encoded within one genomic window of Brockia lithotrophica:
- a CDS encoding transcription repressor NadR — protein sequence MDRKELLLALLRRAQGPVKGSELARALGVSRQTLVQDIAFLRKDGYRILSTTRGYLLEEAPPKEHEVIGISHPPERLRRELEILVAHHVEVADVIIEHPVYGTLRAELGIRTPKDVETFMEKWRASHLPLLSEITGGHHYHTLVAEEPEYIEKAIRALEDEGFPVERT from the coding sequence ATGGACCGCAAAGAGTTGCTCCTCGCCCTTTTACGCAGGGCCCAAGGCCCTGTAAAGGGGAGCGAGCTCGCCCGGGCGCTCGGCGTGAGTCGGCAGACGCTCGTGCAGGACATCGCGTTTTTGCGCAAAGACGGGTACCGCATCCTCTCGACGACGCGGGGGTACCTCCTCGAAGAGGCACCCCCAAAGGAACATGAAGTCATTGGAATCTCCCACCCCCCCGAGCGCCTCAGGCGGGAGCTCGAGATCCTTGTCGCGCACCACGTGGAGGTGGCGGATGTGATCATCGAGCACCCGGTGTACGGGACGCTTCGGGCGGAACTCGGGATCCGCACGCCTAAAGACGTCGAAACCTTCATGGAGAAGTGGCGGGCGAGCCATCTCCCCCTCCTCAGCGAGATCACCGGAGGCCACCACTACCACACGCTCGTGGCGGAAGAACCGGAATACATCGAGAAGGCGATTCGCGCCCTGGAAGACGAAGGGTTTCCCGTAGAACGAACGTAG
- the rarD gene encoding EamA family transporter RarD: MVHDVRSQRRSERAAASGIAYAVAAFASWGVLPLYWKQLEGYPALVLLAYRFAASALFMAAYLSAVHRWDFVRSSFRNPRMAGGLFLASLLIAVNWGVYIWAVEKGHVLDASLGYYINPLVSVALATLFLGETLTRPQVYGIALAAAGVLLMAVEAHVAPWVSLLLAFSFGFYGLLKKVLQADARASIFLETIYLTPIVLAYLFWVGPSAAPETVADVFWLAGAGVVTALPLLWFSEAARRIPLTWIGFIQYLAPTLKFFLGVFVFHEPLGPGRLVGFVLVWAAVAVFALGSRVSEAAEE, encoded by the coding sequence GTGGTACACGACGTTCGCTCCCAACGCCGATCCGAGCGGGCGGCTGCCTCGGGTATCGCTTACGCGGTGGCCGCCTTTGCCTCGTGGGGCGTTCTTCCCTTGTACTGGAAACAACTCGAAGGCTACCCCGCCCTCGTCCTTCTCGCCTACCGCTTCGCCGCCTCCGCCCTCTTCATGGCCGCGTACCTTTCCGCAGTGCATAGGTGGGACTTTGTCCGGAGTTCCTTTCGGAACCCGCGCATGGCGGGCGGTCTCTTCCTCGCGAGCCTCCTCATTGCCGTGAACTGGGGCGTCTACATCTGGGCGGTCGAGAAGGGCCACGTCTTGGATGCGAGCCTCGGGTACTACATCAATCCGCTCGTAAGCGTAGCCCTTGCGACCCTCTTTCTCGGGGAGACGCTCACGCGTCCGCAGGTCTACGGCATCGCCCTCGCGGCGGCCGGGGTGCTCCTCATGGCCGTCGAAGCCCATGTGGCGCCGTGGGTGTCCTTGCTTTTGGCGTTTTCCTTTGGCTTTTACGGCCTCCTCAAGAAGGTCCTGCAGGCGGACGCCCGTGCATCGATCTTCCTCGAAACCATCTATCTCACGCCCATCGTCCTCGCCTACCTCTTCTGGGTCGGCCCCTCGGCCGCACCCGAAACGGTTGCGGACGTCTTTTGGTTGGCGGGGGCGGGAGTGGTGACCGCCCTCCCGCTTCTCTGGTTTTCGGAAGCCGCCCGGCGGATTCCCCTCACGTGGATCGGGTTTATCCAGTACCTCGCCCCGACGCTCAAGTTTTTCTTGGGCGTGTTCGTCTTTCACGAACCCCTGGGGCCCGGACGCCTCGTCGGCTTTGTCCTCGTCTGGGCAGCCGTAGCCGTGTTCGCCCTGGGAAGCCGGGTTTCGGAGGCCGCCGAAGAATAG
- the murJ gene encoding murein biosynthesis integral membrane protein MurJ has product MTRILQTSFWIMVITLVSKFLGFFRETAIAKYFGATSEADAFFVAFSIPGVLLSTVVAAVGTTFIPVYERLDGDKRDRYLANLTNIVGLFSLFLFVVSYLFAGPLVRLFAPGFPEDTFALAVRLERIFLLTVLFLGYTALFSAYLQVKGKFLFPAAVGIPFNLILVGTLFAVGSRLGIVGFTWIAVVATFSQFLLLVFPLFRVGYPYRPVLDFREEGFRQTLVLFSPVVIGTAASQVAVMVDRMLASGLPAGSVSALNYANKLMQFTYGVLATSLFVVLFPHFTRIAAREGTAELSRTLRRTLEGLVLFLLPVTAGSVVLALPVVQVLFERGVFTREATTITAPLFALFSLGLFGLSLRDLWMRAFYALQDTRTPMWNSVLAVALNIALNLLLVGPLGAQGLALSTSVSFTVAAFLLHRDLQRQIGSLWDEDLRAALFRALLATGGLTLALLPVPYVFPYDSRFFTRLLLLFAIITLGAALYAFLLYVLGDPTVRRVVEHGRRRILALRGKSPREMWESGKRLFLERLRS; this is encoded by the coding sequence ATGACGCGGATTCTCCAGACCTCCTTTTGGATCATGGTGATCACGCTCGTAAGCAAGTTCCTGGGGTTCTTCCGGGAGACGGCCATCGCGAAGTACTTCGGGGCGACGTCCGAAGCCGACGCCTTCTTCGTCGCCTTTTCCATCCCCGGCGTGCTTCTGTCGACGGTCGTCGCCGCTGTTGGGACCACGTTCATTCCGGTATACGAGCGCCTGGACGGAGACAAACGCGACCGCTACCTCGCCAACCTAACGAATATCGTCGGGCTCTTTTCCCTTTTCCTTTTCGTCGTGAGCTACCTCTTCGCCGGCCCCCTCGTGCGGCTGTTTGCCCCGGGTTTTCCCGAAGATACCTTTGCCCTCGCCGTACGGCTCGAGCGGATCTTCCTCCTCACCGTGCTCTTTTTGGGGTACACCGCCCTCTTTTCCGCCTACCTTCAGGTGAAGGGGAAATTCCTCTTTCCCGCGGCCGTGGGGATCCCGTTCAACCTGATCCTCGTGGGAACGTTGTTTGCCGTGGGGAGCCGTCTGGGCATCGTGGGGTTTACGTGGATCGCCGTCGTGGCGACCTTTTCCCAGTTCCTCCTCCTCGTCTTTCCTCTGTTTCGTGTGGGGTATCCGTATCGCCCCGTTCTCGACTTTCGCGAGGAGGGTTTTCGCCAGACGCTCGTCCTCTTTTCTCCCGTCGTCATCGGTACCGCCGCCTCTCAAGTGGCCGTGATGGTGGACCGGATGCTCGCCTCGGGTCTTCCGGCCGGGAGCGTTTCCGCGCTCAACTACGCAAACAAGCTCATGCAGTTTACATACGGCGTGTTGGCCACATCTCTTTTTGTCGTCCTCTTTCCCCACTTTACCCGTATTGCCGCGCGAGAGGGAACGGCCGAGCTCTCCCGTACCTTGCGGCGAACGTTGGAAGGCCTTGTCCTCTTTCTCCTCCCCGTCACGGCCGGGAGCGTCGTCCTCGCCCTCCCCGTGGTCCAGGTGCTCTTTGAGCGGGGCGTGTTTACGCGCGAGGCGACGACGATCACCGCCCCTCTCTTCGCGCTCTTCTCCTTGGGCCTCTTCGGCCTTTCGCTCCGCGACCTGTGGATGCGGGCGTTTTACGCCTTGCAGGATACGCGCACGCCTATGTGGAACAGCGTCCTCGCCGTGGCCTTGAACATCGCCCTAAACCTCCTCCTCGTAGGGCCTTTGGGCGCCCAAGGGTTGGCCTTGTCGACGTCCGTGAGCTTTACCGTGGCCGCGTTCCTCCTGCACCGCGACCTTCAGAGGCAGATCGGCTCGCTTTGGGACGAAGATCTCCGCGCTGCCTTGTTCAGGGCCCTCCTGGCGACCGGAGGGCTCACGCTCGCCCTACTCCCCGTTCCGTACGTATTTCCCTACGACTCGCGGTTTTTTACCCGGCTCCTTCTTCTCTTCGCCATCATCACCTTGGGCGCGGCCCTGTACGCATTCCTCCTGTACGTCCTCGGCGACCCAACTGTGCGGCGGGTCGTCGAACACGGGCGGAGGAGGATCCTCGCCCTGCGCGGAAAGTCTCCCCGCGAGATGTGGGAGAGCGGGAAGCGCCTCTTCCTCGAACGCCTACGGAGCTAG